A region from the Linepithema humile isolate Giens D197 chromosome 1, Lhum_UNIL_v1.0, whole genome shotgun sequence genome encodes:
- the LOC105667669 gene encoding uncharacterized protein isoform X3, with amino-acid sequence MCKLSDNGMQKIANELRYWDPPNNPKLVALNIAGNDITDIGAKYIAAMLRTNRSLQSVVLTANKIQDEGALLIIQELCMSALTHEEIVDLRRRRFIELESKLDNQQTQEIFITERTNRNETLQNQNSTQSFEKTNQYDSKMKVQTDSPISDSTIQISEKSLDSDVSHPFMRETVAINGCVMTSGNLKLQHLSLSFNRLTNKTLKKLVSCLYYQNYMLLDDSARGLLYVFLEDNDIQKDEDWSTFQELLRRRRQDNQKIPDEDFKDLVPVESEALRNKINVMISYKFAGKYFFYLPINYFIFSAESSHLDFCVIVQLSSLPCGIVRSAMVHCLEILLDENLILSRNVRTTRCSLFETRALCTSALHCHFRSLHFIEMLLHVAAVVLVNIAIIELDTMYSIPPGKILNPSLKSPLHRVFVYGTLKRGEPNHGLIKDAANGYAKFLGLGRTTISYPLVIATKYNIPFLLKKPGSGNHVLGEIYDVDSKMLTRLDELEEHPTFYERTEEELLLAPETTLKPGKTFEEVGELTKAWIYFLPKYKPSLLEGSMYASYSNNGSHGLKYCEKYVRDPSYNHRKEVQ; translated from the exons ATGTGTAAATTATCCGACAACGGTATGCAAAAAATCGCAAACGAATTGAGATACTGGGATCCGCCGAATAATCCAAAATTGGTTGCGCTTAATATTGCGGGAAACGATATTACGGACATCGGTGCCAAATATATCGCTGCAATGCTTCGCACTAATCG ATCTCTGCAAAGCGTTGTGCTAACcgcaaataaaatacaagacGAGGGAGCTTTGCTAATAATCCAGGAACTTTGCAT GTCCGCTTTGACCCATGAAGAAATCGTTGACCTTCGACGCCGCAGATTTATCGAGCTGGAGAGTAAG CTGGACAATCAGCAAActcaagaaatttttatcacagaGCGAACTAACAGAAATGAAACGTTGCAGAATCAAAACTCAACTCAGtcttttgaaaaaa CGAATCAATATGATTCAAAGATGAAAGTTCAAACTGACTCGCCGATATCAGACAGTACCATCCAA ATTTCAGAAAAATCCTTAGACAGCGATGTTAGTCATCCGTTTATGAGAGAAACTGTGGCGATAAATGGCTGCGTGATGACAAgcggaaatttaaaattgcaacattTGAGCTTAAGTT TCAATCGTTTGACGAATAAAACGTTGAAAAAGTTGGTATCGTGTCTATACTATCAGAATTACATGCTGTTAGATGATTCTGCAAGAGGCTTGCTGTATGTATTTTTGGAg GACAATGACATTCAAAAGGATGAAGACTGGTCGACATTCCAAGAGCTTCTGCGTCGCAGGCGACAAGATAATCAAAAAATTCCAGACGAGGACTTCAAGGATCTCGTGCCGGTGGAGAGCGAAGCTTTGCGAAACAAAATCAACGTAATGATTAGCTATAAGTTTgcaggaaaatattttttttatttacctattaattatttcattttctctGCAGAATCTTCGCATTTAGATTTTTGTGTTATTGTTCAATTGAGTTCATTGCCGTGCGGAATTGTGCGATCGGCGATGGTGCATTGCCTGGAAATCTTATTGGATGAAAATCTTATCTTATCGCGCAATGTGCGCACCACGCGATGCTCACTGTTCGAAACGCGTGCTCTCTGTACCAGCGCATTGCATTGTCACTTTCGGTCGTTGCACTTCATAGAAATGTTGCTGCACGTTGCCGCCGTAGTACTCGTTAACATCGCTATTATAGAACTGGACACCATGTACTCCATTCCGCCGGGGAAGATCCTGAATCCCTCACTGAAG AGCCCACTGCACCGGGTGTTCGTGTATGGCACACTAAAACGAGGCGAACCAAACCACGGTCTCATTAAGGATGCCGCGAACGGTTACGCCAAGTTCCTGGGCCTTGGCAGAACGACGATCTCGTATCCTCTGGTGATTGCTACGAAATACAATATCCCGTTCCTGCTGAAGAAACCCGGCAGCGGCAAT CATGTACTTGGAGAAATATACGATGTGGATTCTAAAATGCTAACGAGATTGGATGAATTGGAAGAACATCCTACGTTTTATGAGCGAACCGAGGAAGAACTCTTATTAGCTCCGGAAACAACGCTCAAGCCTGGGAAAACTTTCGAAGAG GTTGGCGAATTGACAAAAGCCTGGATATACTTCCTGCCGAAGTACAAGCCTTCCTTGCTGGAGGGTTCTATGTACGCGTCTTACAGCAATAACGGAAGTCATGGACTCAAGTATTGCGAGAAGTATGTTCGCGATCCATCCTACAATCACAGAAAGGAggtgcaataa
- the LOC105667669 gene encoding uncharacterized protein isoform X2, with translation MFLSFTFLSKILKEWRTHRNWNEVSICILDALNITLEKYNTITVLKLPNCQINAYGVLQIAHMMSEFGCILDVNLDNNPNVQENYYLLCAPTRNLCYLSLKMCKLSDNGMQKIANELRYWDPPNNPKLVALNIAGNDITDIGAKYIAAMLRTNRSLQSVVLTANKIQDEGALLIIQELCMSALTHEEIVDLRRRRFIELESKLDNQQTQEIFITERTNRNETLQNQNSTQSFEKTNQYDSKMKVQTDSPISDSTIQISEKSLDSDVSHPFMRETVAINGCVMTSGNLKLQHLSLSFNRLTNKTLKKLVSCLYYQNYMLLDDSARGLLYVFLEDNDIQKDEDWSTFQELLRRRRQDNQKIPDEDFKDLVPVESEALRNKINVMISYKFAGKYFFYLPINYFIFSAESSHLDFCVIVQLSSLPCGIVRSAMVHCLEILLDENLILSRNVRTTRCSLFETRALCTSALHCHFRSLHFIEMLLHVAAVVLVNIAIIELDTMYSIPPGKILNPSLKSPLHRVFVYGTLKRGEPNHGLIKDAANGYAKFLGLGRTTISYPLVIATKYNIPFLLKKPGSGNHVLGEIYDVDSKMLTRLDELEEHPTFYERTEEELLLAPETTLKPGKTFEEVGELTKAWIYFLPKYKPSLLEGSMYASYSNNGSHGLKYCENDEDMSSLDDVL, from the exons ATGTTCCTGTCTTTCACGTTTCTTTCGAAAATCCTAAAAGAATGGAGAACGCACAGAAATTGGAAT GAAGTATCGATTTGCATTCTGGATGCACTGAATATCACATTGGAGAAATATAACACCATTACAGTGCTCAA ATTGCCCAATTGTCAAATAAACGCTTACGGCGTTCTGCAGATAGCACATATGATGTCGGAATTCGGATGTATTTTGGATGTAAATCTAGATAACAATCCGAATGTGcaagagaattattatttactttgcGCACCGACCAGAAA TTTATGTTATTTGTCTTTGAAGATGTGTAAATTATCCGACAACGGTATGCAAAAAATCGCAAACGAATTGAGATACTGGGATCCGCCGAATAATCCAAAATTGGTTGCGCTTAATATTGCGGGAAACGATATTACGGACATCGGTGCCAAATATATCGCTGCAATGCTTCGCACTAATCG ATCTCTGCAAAGCGTTGTGCTAACcgcaaataaaatacaagacGAGGGAGCTTTGCTAATAATCCAGGAACTTTGCAT GTCCGCTTTGACCCATGAAGAAATCGTTGACCTTCGACGCCGCAGATTTATCGAGCTGGAGAGTAAG CTGGACAATCAGCAAActcaagaaatttttatcacagaGCGAACTAACAGAAATGAAACGTTGCAGAATCAAAACTCAACTCAGtcttttgaaaaaa CGAATCAATATGATTCAAAGATGAAAGTTCAAACTGACTCGCCGATATCAGACAGTACCATCCAA ATTTCAGAAAAATCCTTAGACAGCGATGTTAGTCATCCGTTTATGAGAGAAACTGTGGCGATAAATGGCTGCGTGATGACAAgcggaaatttaaaattgcaacattTGAGCTTAAGTT TCAATCGTTTGACGAATAAAACGTTGAAAAAGTTGGTATCGTGTCTATACTATCAGAATTACATGCTGTTAGATGATTCTGCAAGAGGCTTGCTGTATGTATTTTTGGAg GACAATGACATTCAAAAGGATGAAGACTGGTCGACATTCCAAGAGCTTCTGCGTCGCAGGCGACAAGATAATCAAAAAATTCCAGACGAGGACTTCAAGGATCTCGTGCCGGTGGAGAGCGAAGCTTTGCGAAACAAAATCAACGTAATGATTAGCTATAAGTTTgcaggaaaatattttttttatttacctattaattatttcattttctctGCAGAATCTTCGCATTTAGATTTTTGTGTTATTGTTCAATTGAGTTCATTGCCGTGCGGAATTGTGCGATCGGCGATGGTGCATTGCCTGGAAATCTTATTGGATGAAAATCTTATCTTATCGCGCAATGTGCGCACCACGCGATGCTCACTGTTCGAAACGCGTGCTCTCTGTACCAGCGCATTGCATTGTCACTTTCGGTCGTTGCACTTCATAGAAATGTTGCTGCACGTTGCCGCCGTAGTACTCGTTAACATCGCTATTATAGAACTGGACACCATGTACTCCATTCCGCCGGGGAAGATCCTGAATCCCTCACTGAAG AGCCCACTGCACCGGGTGTTCGTGTATGGCACACTAAAACGAGGCGAACCAAACCACGGTCTCATTAAGGATGCCGCGAACGGTTACGCCAAGTTCCTGGGCCTTGGCAGAACGACGATCTCGTATCCTCTGGTGATTGCTACGAAATACAATATCCCGTTCCTGCTGAAGAAACCCGGCAGCGGCAAT CATGTACTTGGAGAAATATACGATGTGGATTCTAAAATGCTAACGAGATTGGATGAATTGGAAGAACATCCTACGTTTTATGAGCGAACCGAGGAAGAACTCTTATTAGCTCCGGAAACAACGCTCAAGCCTGGGAAAACTTTCGAAGAG GTTGGCGAATTGACAAAAGCCTGGATATACTTCCTGCCGAAGTACAAGCCTTCCTTGCTGGAGGGTTCTATGTACGCGTCTTACAGCAATAACGGAAGTCATGGACTCAAGTATTGCGAGAA CGACGAGGACATGTCGAGCCTTGACGACGttctttga
- the LOC105667669 gene encoding uncharacterized protein isoform X1, translating to MFLSFTFLSKILKEWRTHRNWNEVSICILDALNITLEKYNTITVLKLPNCQINAYGVLQIAHMMSEFGCILDVNLDNNPNVQENYYLLCAPTRNLCYLSLKMCKLSDNGMQKIANELRYWDPPNNPKLVALNIAGNDITDIGAKYIAAMLRTNRSLQSVVLTANKIQDEGALLIIQELCMSALTHEEIVDLRRRRFIELESKLDNQQTQEIFITERTNRNETLQNQNSTQSFEKTNQYDSKMKVQTDSPISDSTIQISEKSLDSDVSHPFMRETVAINGCVMTSGNLKLQHLSLSFNRLTNKTLKKLVSCLYYQNYMLLDDSARGLLYVFLEDNDIQKDEDWSTFQELLRRRRQDNQKIPDEDFKDLVPVESEALRNKINVMISYKFAGKYFFYLPINYFIFSAESSHLDFCVIVQLSSLPCGIVRSAMVHCLEILLDENLILSRNVRTTRCSLFETRALCTSALHCHFRSLHFIEMLLHVAAVVLVNIAIIELDTMYSIPPGKILNPSLKSPLHRVFVYGTLKRGEPNHGLIKDAANGYAKFLGLGRTTISYPLVIATKYNIPFLLKKPGSGNHVLGEIYDVDSKMLTRLDELEEHPTFYERTEEELLLAPETTLKPGKTFEEVGELTKAWIYFLPKYKPSLLEGSMYASYSNNGSHGLKYCEKYVRDPSYNHRKEVQ from the exons ATGTTCCTGTCTTTCACGTTTCTTTCGAAAATCCTAAAAGAATGGAGAACGCACAGAAATTGGAAT GAAGTATCGATTTGCATTCTGGATGCACTGAATATCACATTGGAGAAATATAACACCATTACAGTGCTCAA ATTGCCCAATTGTCAAATAAACGCTTACGGCGTTCTGCAGATAGCACATATGATGTCGGAATTCGGATGTATTTTGGATGTAAATCTAGATAACAATCCGAATGTGcaagagaattattatttactttgcGCACCGACCAGAAA TTTATGTTATTTGTCTTTGAAGATGTGTAAATTATCCGACAACGGTATGCAAAAAATCGCAAACGAATTGAGATACTGGGATCCGCCGAATAATCCAAAATTGGTTGCGCTTAATATTGCGGGAAACGATATTACGGACATCGGTGCCAAATATATCGCTGCAATGCTTCGCACTAATCG ATCTCTGCAAAGCGTTGTGCTAACcgcaaataaaatacaagacGAGGGAGCTTTGCTAATAATCCAGGAACTTTGCAT GTCCGCTTTGACCCATGAAGAAATCGTTGACCTTCGACGCCGCAGATTTATCGAGCTGGAGAGTAAG CTGGACAATCAGCAAActcaagaaatttttatcacagaGCGAACTAACAGAAATGAAACGTTGCAGAATCAAAACTCAACTCAGtcttttgaaaaaa CGAATCAATATGATTCAAAGATGAAAGTTCAAACTGACTCGCCGATATCAGACAGTACCATCCAA ATTTCAGAAAAATCCTTAGACAGCGATGTTAGTCATCCGTTTATGAGAGAAACTGTGGCGATAAATGGCTGCGTGATGACAAgcggaaatttaaaattgcaacattTGAGCTTAAGTT TCAATCGTTTGACGAATAAAACGTTGAAAAAGTTGGTATCGTGTCTATACTATCAGAATTACATGCTGTTAGATGATTCTGCAAGAGGCTTGCTGTATGTATTTTTGGAg GACAATGACATTCAAAAGGATGAAGACTGGTCGACATTCCAAGAGCTTCTGCGTCGCAGGCGACAAGATAATCAAAAAATTCCAGACGAGGACTTCAAGGATCTCGTGCCGGTGGAGAGCGAAGCTTTGCGAAACAAAATCAACGTAATGATTAGCTATAAGTTTgcaggaaaatattttttttatttacctattaattatttcattttctctGCAGAATCTTCGCATTTAGATTTTTGTGTTATTGTTCAATTGAGTTCATTGCCGTGCGGAATTGTGCGATCGGCGATGGTGCATTGCCTGGAAATCTTATTGGATGAAAATCTTATCTTATCGCGCAATGTGCGCACCACGCGATGCTCACTGTTCGAAACGCGTGCTCTCTGTACCAGCGCATTGCATTGTCACTTTCGGTCGTTGCACTTCATAGAAATGTTGCTGCACGTTGCCGCCGTAGTACTCGTTAACATCGCTATTATAGAACTGGACACCATGTACTCCATTCCGCCGGGGAAGATCCTGAATCCCTCACTGAAG AGCCCACTGCACCGGGTGTTCGTGTATGGCACACTAAAACGAGGCGAACCAAACCACGGTCTCATTAAGGATGCCGCGAACGGTTACGCCAAGTTCCTGGGCCTTGGCAGAACGACGATCTCGTATCCTCTGGTGATTGCTACGAAATACAATATCCCGTTCCTGCTGAAGAAACCCGGCAGCGGCAAT CATGTACTTGGAGAAATATACGATGTGGATTCTAAAATGCTAACGAGATTGGATGAATTGGAAGAACATCCTACGTTTTATGAGCGAACCGAGGAAGAACTCTTATTAGCTCCGGAAACAACGCTCAAGCCTGGGAAAACTTTCGAAGAG GTTGGCGAATTGACAAAAGCCTGGATATACTTCCTGCCGAAGTACAAGCCTTCCTTGCTGGAGGGTTCTATGTACGCGTCTTACAGCAATAACGGAAGTCATGGACTCAAGTATTGCGAGAAGTATGTTCGCGATCCATCCTACAATCACAGAAAGGAggtgcaataa
- the LOC105667676 gene encoding protein CDV3 homolog, with amino-acid sequence MADLDDFFAKKDRKKAKGKKFTTTDEVAKKLEEGKRLEKPKPKEKPANPEGEESQQTEDEDEWKEFEEEKKDYSGLKIGHLTVNDSLDAESDDERGTGENSSDGESGEGGTKHSGPWKKPDLPPEAPEVTAPPAPPPSTGGNTGTSGGGGGGGGGGGGGGGGGGGGGGGGGSYKAPHLRNQPAFPSPRLRGRNVAPDIHSEEYFPTLNSKPQPNNNGSSPWGRRRRDEGVFEEVRNRGGSRSYNVQDSQAQAPKLSLGNKYGALSQDQS; translated from the exons ATGGCGGACCTAGATGATTTCTTTGCTAAAAAGGATCGTAAGAAGGCTAAGGGCAAGAAGTTCACCACGACTGATGAGGTCGCCAAGAAGCTGGAAGAGGGCAAGCGACTTGAGAAGCCCAAGCCGAAGGAGAAACCAGCGAATCCCGAGGGCGAAGAGTCTCAGCAGACCGAG GATGAGGATGAGTGGAAGGAATTTGAGGAAGAGAAGAAGGATTACAGTGGTTTGAAGATTGGACATTTGACAGTAAACGACAGTCTCGATGCTGAATCTGACGATGAGAGAGGCACTGGTGAGAATAGTTCAGACGGAGAATCTGGAGAAGGTGGCACAAAACATTCGGGACCATGGAAGAAGCCAGATCTCCCACCGGAAGCACCAGAAGTAACGGCGCCGCCGGCACCACCACCGTCTACCGGTGGAAATACCGGAACCAgcggcggtggtggtggtggtggcggcggcggcggcggcggcggcggcggcggcggcggtggtggtggtggagGTGGAAGTTACAAAGCACCGCATTTAAGAAATCAACCTGCTTTCCCTAGTCCACGACTGCGAGGCAGGAATGTCGCGCCTGATATACATAGCGAAGAATACTTCCCCACCCTGAATTCCAAGCCTCAGCCAAATAATAACGGCAGTAGTCCATGGGGAAGACG gcGGCGAGATGAAGGAGTATTCGAGGAAGTTCGCAACCGCGGTGGCAGCAGATCGTATAATGTACAGGACTCGCAAGCTCAAGCGCCCAAGCTTTCTCTGGGTAACAAATATGGCGCTCTGTCGCAAGATCAAAGCTGA